The Halotia branconii CENA392 region ATAAGGCTGCGGCCATCGGTTTTTCGCTGATCATGAATCATCCATTTATTGATGGCAACAAGCGGATTGGCCATGCAGCAATGGAGGTTTTTCTGGTCATGAATGGTTGGAAAATTGATGCTGATGTCGATGAGCAGGAGGCTATCATACTATCTCTGGCATCGGGTAAACTAGCGCGTGAGGCATTTAGACAATGGTTAAAAACTCATGTTAAAGTTATCTAATGCCTTGGTTTGGAGTTTAATCCAAAATACTCTTTGCAGTAGGTATGCCTTTTAGAAAGTATTTTTCTCTGGTTCTTTTTTCTAATTAATAAAGGTTGCTAAAAAACTAGTCAGATATTTATAGCTAATTTTAGCCAATTCTGTGTTTTATTTCATTACAAATAACAGTTTGTTACTCAAATTATACCGCAAGAAATGATCAACAAGATTTCGTGGTGATTAAGTCAAAGTTTGCTCAAACTAGGCTATAGCAAATCCTGTGTAGGGTCGAACATCTGGCTCATGAAATCCTAGAACAATATCTTCTTTAGGAATACCAGCTTGGACTAATTCATTGGCAATTCCGTCTTCTGTTCCGTCTCGTTGCACCCAAACTTTACCATTAGTAATACTGAGGTGAATGAGACAACTATGAATGCGTCCTTCCTTACTCCAACCAACAGAAACGATTAAATATTGGTCTGTTTCGGGGTCAAAAGCAGCCTGATTTTCAATATTTGCATTTGCATAAGAAATATTGAGATACTGTTTGAGAACATCCCGAATAATTTGACGATATTCTTCTAATTTATCCATTTCAAAATTACCTCATATTTTGGTTCAAAGATAATTAATTTCATCAGTTTTTTGTCTAATAAAATCTGTCCAATTACTTCTTCAAACAAATCAGCATAAACATTTTCACGGATCGCCAGATATAATTCTCTATCTGGCTGTATTAATTCTAAAGAATTTTGATAAATAATATATTGCCCAACAGCGTTTTTCAAATCTTAAATTTCAGAAGCACCAACAAAACTTTTGATTTCTACAGCAATTTTACGCCCTTGTTTTTCCGCAGCCAAAATTTTTTCTGCACCTAAATCGATAAACAAATCTTTTCTACCAACCTTTAGTGTCAGTGGATCGTGAGTAATTATCCATTGGTCTTTGACTAAGGCATTTCTCACATTATCGTGATAGATATCTTTTGCTGGCACTCTAGATTCTCGGATAGCAAATGATTACACTATTTAGTATATCCCTAATTTTTATTCGGGATTAACAGGAGAATATTCTCCAAATTACTAACGCAAAGGTGTAGAATTTCGACTTTTCAACCATTTATATGGGATGCTGGTTGATTAGTTAGTGAATATTTGCAGATGTCTGGTGTTTCTAGTGTCACTGTTACCGTTCCTGCCACAACTGCTAATTTGGGGCCTGGTTTTGACTGCATCGGCGCAGCTTTAACGTTGTACAACGAGTTTAAGTTTACTCGCCTAGAAGAAGGTACGTTAACTATTCGTGTCACAGGCGCAGAAGCTGAACGGGTACAAACTGATGAGAGTAATCTTCTCTATCAAGCATTTTTGAAGTTATATCAATATATAGAGCAAACGCCGCCATCTGTGAAAATGGAGATAGATTTGGGTGTACCACTGGCGAGGGGTTTGGGTAGTTCGGCCACGGCTATTGTTGGTGGGTTGATTGGTGCGAATAAATTGGCGGGTACACCTCTGTCTCAATTACAAGTGATGGAATTAGCGATCGCAATGGAAGGACATCCTGATAATGTTGTTCCAGCTTTGTTGGGGGGATGTCGTCTGGCTGCTACCAGTGATGCAAGTTGGGAAATTTGTGAGGTTCCTTGGCATCAAGATGTTATACCAGTTGTAGCTATTCCTGATTTTGAACTTTCCACCAAAGAAGCGCGGAGCGTTTTACCAACCCAAGTCAGTCGTGCAGATGCGATTTTTAATACGGCACATCTGGGTTTATTATTGCGTGGTTTGGAAACTGGTAAGGGAGAATGGTTAAAAGCCGCTTTGCAAGATAAGTTACATCAGCCTTATCGTCAAGCTTTGATTTCTGGTTACGATGTTGTGAATGCAGCTGCAACAGCAGCTGGTGCTTACGGCATGGTGATTAGTGGTGCAGGGCCGACACTGTTAGCTTTAGCAGATCC contains the following coding sequences:
- a CDS encoding type II toxin-antitoxin system death-on-curing family toxin translates to MIRYLVLFEVVELHRQVIEQSGGALGIRDLGALESALAQPRMTFGGEDLYPTLVDKAAAIGFSLIMNHPFIDGNKRIGHAAMEVFLVMNGWKIDADVDEQEAIILSLASGKLAREAFRQWLKTHVKVI
- a CDS encoding XisI protein translates to MDKLEEYRQIIRDVLKQYLNISYANANIENQAAFDPETDQYLIVSVGWSKEGRIHSCLIHLSITNGKVWVQRDGTEDGIANELVQAGIPKEDIVLGFHEPDVRPYTGFAIA
- the thrB gene encoding homoserine kinase — its product is MSGVSSVTVTVPATTANLGPGFDCIGAALTLYNEFKFTRLEEGTLTIRVTGAEAERVQTDESNLLYQAFLKLYQYIEQTPPSVKMEIDLGVPLARGLGSSATAIVGGLIGANKLAGTPLSQLQVMELAIAMEGHPDNVVPALLGGCRLAATSDASWEICEVPWHQDVIPVVAIPDFELSTKEARSVLPTQVSRADAIFNTAHLGLLLRGLETGKGEWLKAALQDKLHQPYRQALISGYDVVNAAATAAGAYGMVISGAGPTLLALADPTQSKAVEMAMLTAWQQAGITAVVRSLCVDTQGANSFYEG